A window of the Miscanthus floridulus cultivar M001 chromosome 14, ASM1932011v1, whole genome shotgun sequence genome harbors these coding sequences:
- the LOC136504884 gene encoding uncharacterized protein isoform X2: MGPKELQKTLQDDHKCIIHYDTICRGRQIALRELYGKWEESFQLLFNWRAEVLKRCPGSVIEIGIKEVDGNFYFHRFFCALKPCIEGFLEGCRPYLSIDSTALNGRWNGHLAAACGIDGHNWMYPVAFGFIDGETTDNWTWFMTQLHKAIGDLPVLAISSDACKGLENAVKNVFPQAEHRECFRHLMNNFIKRFGGDVFSKMYPAARAYRESVFNYFYKSVIDASPQVLVWMEAHHYKLWMRSGFNPEIKCDYITNNLAEVFNNWIRDWKDLPVVELADKLREMIMVLWAKRRKISERLTGKILPAVIQQLKARTRGLGHLTVIDGGSAAAEIWDTTNTRSRHVVKSSLHDCICLEWQHTGKPCQHALALITSVQSSNVHMEDFVHEYYSVERFRAAYKRLIEPLPDRTQWPDVDLPFGVRAPLDKRTAGRYRKLRIKSFLEGGGSKGKKAAKEAANEADKQAANEAEKGKKKMIRGKRKCKGCGELGHGETSYKCHLNGTKKRKRKPRKNTTKYGENAKIPTKRAKKGGKSQDTATEPAAPNAFHDQEIAPLAPDDLHALEIEVPAPDASLHDQEMPTPAPNTLTSPTRLTRDQIIQNSSNRVTRGQLQNLLAEGVSPDKTVQKRSPPKKLKPRKLKTN; the protein is encoded by the exons ATGGGCCCTAAGGAACTGCAAAAAACTTTACAGGATGACCACAAGTGTATAATTCATTATGATACTATTTGTAGAGGTAGGCAAATTGCTTTGAGAGAATTGTATGGCAAATGGGAAGAGAGCTTTCAGCTGCTATTCAATTGGAGGGCAGAGGTCCTGAAGAGGTGTCCAGGTAGTGTTATTGAGATTGGCATCAAGGAGGTAGATGGCAATTTCTATTTCCATAGATTTTTTTGTGCATTGAAACCTTGCATTGAAGGTTTTTTAGAAGGATGCAGGCCATACCTTAGCATAGACTCTACTGCACTTAATGGTAGATGGAATGGTCATTTAGCTGCAGCTTGTGGTATAGATGGTCACAACTGGATGTACCCAGTTGCTTTTGGGTTCATTGATGGTGAGACAACAGATAACTGGACTTGGTTTATGACTCAGTTGCACAAGGCCATAGGAGATCTTCCTGTTTTAGCTATTTCGTCAGATGCGTGCAAAGGTCTAGAAAATGCAGTTAAGAATGTGTTTCCGCAGGCTGAACATAGGGAGTGCTTTAGACATCTAATGAACAATTTCATTAAAAGGTTTGGTGGTGATGTGTTCTCTAAGATGTATCCTGCAGCTAGAGCTTATAGAGAATCAGTTTTCAATTATTTTTACAAGTCAGTCATTGATGCTAGTCCTCAAGTGTTGGTTTGGATGGAGGCTCACCATTACAAGCTTTGGATGAGATCTGGCTTCAATCCTGAGATTAAATGTGATTATATCACTAATAACCTTGCTGAAGTGTTCAACAATTGGATCAGGGACTGGAAAGACCTTCCTGTTGTTGAGCTTGCAGACAAACTCAGAGAGATGATTATGGTGCTATGGGCAAAAAGGAGAAAAATTTCAGAAAGGCTTACTGGAAAGATCCTCCCAGCAGTGATACAACAGTTGAAAGCCAGAACTAGAGGACTTGGGCACTTGACTGTTATAGATGGTGGAAGTGCTGCAGCTGAAATTTGGGACACCACAAACACTCGCAGTAGACATGTTGTTAAGTCTTCTCTACATGACTGCATCTGTCTTGAGTGGCAGCATACTGGTAAGCCTTGCCAGCATGCTTTGGCTTTGATTACAAGTGTACAGTCTAGTAATGTACATATGGAGGACTTTGTGCATGAGTATTACTCTGTTGAGAGGTTCAGGGCAGCTTATAAGAGACTTATAGAGCCATTGCCTGATAGAACACAGTGGCCAGATGTTGATTTGCCTTTTGGGGTTAGGGCACCACTTGACAAGAGGACTGCTGGACGGTACAGAAAACTCAGGATCAAAAGCTTCCTTGAAGGTGGTGGTAGCAAAGGAAAGAAGGCAGCCAAGGAAGCAGCAAATGAGGCAGATAAACAAGCTGCAAATGAGGCAGAAAAGGGCAAGAAAAAAATGATTAGAGGCAAAAGAAAGTGCAAGGGATGTGGAGAATTAGgccatggtgaaacaagctacaaATGCCATCTTAATGGGACTAAGAAAAG GAAAAGAAAGCCAAGAAAAAATACAACAAAGTATGGTGAGAATGCAAAAATCCCAACAAAGAGAGCAAAGAAGGGAGGGAAATCTCAGGATACTGCTACTGAACCAGCAGCCCCAAATGCTTTCCATGACCAAGAAATCGCACCACTAGCCCCAGATGATTTGCATGCTTTAGAAATTGAAGTACCAGCCCCAGATGCTTCTCTCCATGACCAAGAAATGCCTACACCAGCCCCAAATACACTCACCAGCCCCACAAGGCTCACAAGGGACCAGATCATACAGAACAGCTCCAATAGGGTTACAAGAGG CCAACTGCAAAACCTGCTAGCTGAAGGTGTCTCACCAGACAAGACAGTGCAAAAGAGGAGCCCACCAAAAAAACTCAAGCCAAGAAAACTGAAAACCAATTGA
- the LOC136504884 gene encoding uncharacterized protein isoform X1: MPCGGFVAKLIFFLPWQTCLPVLPLPDASRMPSLHSRETHGRSARDTDDAARSSEGERERIPAAASTAASDAAVDGRLQGTSWVSSKPARRPGSAGRRRCCSKWWMENWPDLFQGLDGEPDLSLALVEPLVDWDSLRIEDNRDEEGRIEIVDDEVMYELLGFRADDEEADKARKAASKASSQQNADTCQRTEEIDTTGAVIEVDDYLPGERTVVHDPNRPNMDLGTVYSNMKEFRLAVRQFAINKEFELRVVKTDPERYIGGCKGGEDCPWHLVGRRQPDGCTVMVTVVVDKHTCESSARRKTTTPTSAWVASKAIHHLRKKTAMGPKELQKTLQDDHKCIIHYDTICRGRQIALRELYGKWEESFQLLFNWRAEVLKRCPGSVIEIGIKEVDGNFYFHRFFCALKPCIEGFLEGCRPYLSIDSTALNGRWNGHLAAACGIDGHNWMYPVAFGFIDGETTDNWTWFMTQLHKAIGDLPVLAISSDACKGLENAVKNVFPQAEHRECFRHLMNNFIKRFGGDVFSKMYPAARAYRESVFNYFYKSVIDASPQVLVWMEAHHYKLWMRSGFNPEIKCDYITNNLAEVFNNWIRDWKDLPVVELADKLREMIMVLWAKRRKISERLTGKILPAVIQQLKARTRGLGHLTVIDGGSAAAEIWDTTNTRSRHVVKSSLHDCICLEWQHTGKPCQHALALITSVQSSNVHMEDFVHEYYSVERFRAAYKRLIEPLPDRTQWPDVDLPFGVRAPLDKRTAGRYRKLRIKSFLEGGGSKGKKAAKEAANEADKQAANEAEKGKKKMIRGKRKCKGCGELGHGETSYKCHLNGTKKRKRKPRKNTTKYGENAKIPTKRAKKGGKSQDTATEPAAPNAFHDQEIAPLAPDDLHALEIEVPAPDASLHDQEMPTPAPNTLTSPTRLTRDQIIQNSSNRVTRGQLQNLLAEGVSPDKTVQKRSPPKKLKPRKLKTN; the protein is encoded by the exons ATGCCCTGTGGAGGATTTgttgccaaattaattttttttttaccatGGCAAACTTGCCTACCCGTTTTGCCCCTCCCTGATGCATCACGGATGCCTTCTCTTCATTCACGGGAGACTCACGGTCGTTCCGCACGGGATACAGACGACGCCGCTAGGTCAagcgagggagagagggaacgGATCCCCGCCGCCGCCAGCACCGCCGCCTCCGACGCCGCCGTCGACGGTCGACTGCAGGGCACCTCCTGGGTTTCCTCGAAGCCAGCCAGGCGTCCCGGCTCTGCCGGCCGACGCCGGTGCTGCTCCAAGTGGTGGATGGAGAACTGGCCAGATCTCTTCCAAGG GCTTGATGGGGAGCCTGACCTTAGCTTAGCACTAGTAGAACCTCTTGTTGATTGGGATAGCCTACGCATCGAGGACAATCGAGATGAAGAGGGAAGAATTGAGATTGTTGATGATGAGGTGATGTATGAGCTGTTGGGGTTTAGGGCTGACGATGAGGAGGCTGATAAGGCAAGAAAGGCAGCCAGTAAAGCTAGCAGTCAACAGAACGCCGATACTTGTCAGAGGACTGAAGAAATTGATACAACTGGAGCAGTCATTGAAGTTGATGACTATTTACCAGGGGAGAGGACTGTGGTGCACGATCCAAATCGGCCCAATATGGATCTTGGCACAGTTTATTCTAACATGAAGGAGTTTAGATTGGCGGTGAGACAATTTGCTATAAATAAAGAGTTTGAACTACGCGTTGTCAAAACAGATCCTGAAAGATATATTGGAGGTTGCAAGGGGGGAGAAGATTGTCCTTGGCATCTTGTTGGGCGTAGACAGCCTGATGGGTGCACCGTTATG gTGACAGTGGTTGTTGATAAGCATACATGTGAATCAAGTGCTAGGAGGAAGACTACCACACCAACCAGTGCTTGGGTTGCTTCAAAGGCAATACATCACCTTAGGAAGAAAACAGCTATGGGCCCTAAGGAACTGCAAAAAACTTTACAGGATGACCACAAGTGTATAATTCATTATGATACTATTTGTAGAGGTAGGCAAATTGCTTTGAGAGAATTGTATGGCAAATGGGAAGAGAGCTTTCAGCTGCTATTCAATTGGAGGGCAGAGGTCCTGAAGAGGTGTCCAGGTAGTGTTATTGAGATTGGCATCAAGGAGGTAGATGGCAATTTCTATTTCCATAGATTTTTTTGTGCATTGAAACCTTGCATTGAAGGTTTTTTAGAAGGATGCAGGCCATACCTTAGCATAGACTCTACTGCACTTAATGGTAGATGGAATGGTCATTTAGCTGCAGCTTGTGGTATAGATGGTCACAACTGGATGTACCCAGTTGCTTTTGGGTTCATTGATGGTGAGACAACAGATAACTGGACTTGGTTTATGACTCAGTTGCACAAGGCCATAGGAGATCTTCCTGTTTTAGCTATTTCGTCAGATGCGTGCAAAGGTCTAGAAAATGCAGTTAAGAATGTGTTTCCGCAGGCTGAACATAGGGAGTGCTTTAGACATCTAATGAACAATTTCATTAAAAGGTTTGGTGGTGATGTGTTCTCTAAGATGTATCCTGCAGCTAGAGCTTATAGAGAATCAGTTTTCAATTATTTTTACAAGTCAGTCATTGATGCTAGTCCTCAAGTGTTGGTTTGGATGGAGGCTCACCATTACAAGCTTTGGATGAGATCTGGCTTCAATCCTGAGATTAAATGTGATTATATCACTAATAACCTTGCTGAAGTGTTCAACAATTGGATCAGGGACTGGAAAGACCTTCCTGTTGTTGAGCTTGCAGACAAACTCAGAGAGATGATTATGGTGCTATGGGCAAAAAGGAGAAAAATTTCAGAAAGGCTTACTGGAAAGATCCTCCCAGCAGTGATACAACAGTTGAAAGCCAGAACTAGAGGACTTGGGCACTTGACTGTTATAGATGGTGGAAGTGCTGCAGCTGAAATTTGGGACACCACAAACACTCGCAGTAGACATGTTGTTAAGTCTTCTCTACATGACTGCATCTGTCTTGAGTGGCAGCATACTGGTAAGCCTTGCCAGCATGCTTTGGCTTTGATTACAAGTGTACAGTCTAGTAATGTACATATGGAGGACTTTGTGCATGAGTATTACTCTGTTGAGAGGTTCAGGGCAGCTTATAAGAGACTTATAGAGCCATTGCCTGATAGAACACAGTGGCCAGATGTTGATTTGCCTTTTGGGGTTAGGGCACCACTTGACAAGAGGACTGCTGGACGGTACAGAAAACTCAGGATCAAAAGCTTCCTTGAAGGTGGTGGTAGCAAAGGAAAGAAGGCAGCCAAGGAAGCAGCAAATGAGGCAGATAAACAAGCTGCAAATGAGGCAGAAAAGGGCAAGAAAAAAATGATTAGAGGCAAAAGAAAGTGCAAGGGATGTGGAGAATTAGgccatggtgaaacaagctacaaATGCCATCTTAATGGGACTAAGAAAAG GAAAAGAAAGCCAAGAAAAAATACAACAAAGTATGGTGAGAATGCAAAAATCCCAACAAAGAGAGCAAAGAAGGGAGGGAAATCTCAGGATACTGCTACTGAACCAGCAGCCCCAAATGCTTTCCATGACCAAGAAATCGCACCACTAGCCCCAGATGATTTGCATGCTTTAGAAATTGAAGTACCAGCCCCAGATGCTTCTCTCCATGACCAAGAAATGCCTACACCAGCCCCAAATACACTCACCAGCCCCACAAGGCTCACAAGGGACCAGATCATACAGAACAGCTCCAATAGGGTTACAAGAGG CCAACTGCAAAACCTGCTAGCTGAAGGTGTCTCACCAGACAAGACAGTGCAAAAGAGGAGCCCACCAAAAAAACTCAAGCCAAGAAAACTGAAAACCAATTGA